The Corynebacterium comes genome window below encodes:
- a CDS encoding DUF3817 domain-containing protein: MTTSTAPKTHPERQKRVDTALKIFSVTAWVTGMFLIFLVIRMIMQYILKVEIPEWATIVAIAHGWAYMAYVLATLNLGLKARWKPTMWLTTALAGVVPFLSFIVEASRRREVKQKFQLA; this comes from the coding sequence ATGACCACCTCGACCGCACCGAAGACCCACCCCGAGCGCCAGAAGCGTGTCGACACCGCCCTGAAGATCTTCTCGGTCACCGCCTGGGTCACCGGCATGTTCCTCATCTTCCTGGTGATCCGCATGATCATGCAGTACATCCTCAAGGTGGAGATCCCCGAGTGGGCGACGATCGTGGCCATCGCCCACGGCTGGGCGTACATGGCCTACGTCCTGGCGACCCTCAACCTCGGACTCAAGGCCCGTTGGAAGCCGACGATGTGGCTCACCACCGCCCTCGCCGGCGTCGTCCCTTTCCTCTCCTTCATCGTCGAGGCGAGCCGACGCCGCGAGGTCAAGCAGAAGTTCCAGCTGGCCTGA
- the purU gene encoding formyltetrahydrofolate deformylase: protein MTPHNIDDPRNRPSTPTAERQYVLTLGCPDTTGIVARLSTFLADQGGWITEAAYFTDPENNWFFTRQAIRADSIDMSIDELREAFAPVAEEFGPKAQWRLWDTSELKKVVILVSREGHCLHDLLGRVAENDYPMEVVAVVGNHDNLSYIAENHGVPFYHVPFPKDAVGKRRAFEEVREIVNGYEPDAIVLARFMQVLPPDFCEMWAGRVLNIHHSFLPSFMGARPYHQAHHRGVKLIGATCHFATSDLDDGPIIEQDVIRVTHKDTPEEMQRLGRDAEKNVLARGLRWHLEDRVLVYGNRTVVFD from the coding sequence ATGACCCCGCACAACATCGACGATCCACGGAACCGCCCGAGCACGCCGACGGCGGAGCGTCAGTATGTACTCACTCTGGGATGCCCGGACACGACCGGCATCGTGGCCAGATTATCCACTTTCCTGGCTGATCAGGGCGGTTGGATCACGGAGGCCGCCTATTTCACGGACCCGGAGAACAACTGGTTCTTCACCCGCCAGGCGATCCGGGCGGATTCCATCGACATGTCGATCGATGAGCTGCGTGAGGCCTTCGCTCCCGTGGCCGAGGAGTTCGGCCCGAAGGCGCAGTGGCGGCTGTGGGATACCTCGGAGCTGAAGAAGGTGGTCATCCTCGTCTCCCGTGAGGGCCACTGCCTGCACGATCTGCTCGGTCGCGTCGCGGAGAACGACTATCCCATGGAGGTCGTTGCCGTGGTGGGCAACCACGACAACCTGTCCTACATCGCCGAGAACCACGGCGTGCCGTTCTACCATGTGCCTTTCCCGAAGGACGCCGTGGGAAAGCGGCGCGCTTTCGAGGAGGTCAGGGAGATCGTGAACGGCTACGAGCCCGACGCCATCGTCCTGGCACGGTTCATGCAGGTCCTGCCGCCGGACTTCTGTGAGATGTGGGCCGGTCGGGTGCTCAACATCCACCACAGCTTCCTCCCGTCCTTCATGGGTGCGCGTCCGTACCACCAGGCGCATCATCGTGGCGTGAAGCTGATCGGTGCGACCTGTCACTTCGCCACCTCGGATCTGGATGACGGCCCCATCATCGAGCAGGACGTCATCCGAGTGACCCACAAGGACACCCCGGAGGAGATGCAGCGTCTGGGCCGGGATGCGGAGAAGAACGTCCTCGCCCGCGGCCTGCGGTGGCATCTGGAGGACCGGGTACTCGTCTACGGCAACCGCACCGTCGTCTTCGACTAG
- the rdgB gene encoding RdgB/HAM1 family non-canonical purine NTP pyrophosphatase: MKILVASNNAKKLGELERILRAAEVAGVELIPLDQAPTYREPVEDGRTFADNALIKARAGARETGLVCIADDSGLAVEELNGMPGVLSARWAGRHGDDEANNALLLGQMAHVPEDRRACAFVSVCALVTPAGEEHLAEGRWEGTLLREPTGDNGFGYDPLFLPSDEIAAGRSSAQLTPEEKNSLSHRGKALAQLVEVIRRLADR, from the coding sequence ATGAAGATTCTCGTCGCGTCGAACAACGCCAAGAAACTCGGCGAGCTCGAGCGCATTCTCCGTGCAGCGGAGGTGGCCGGGGTCGAGCTGATCCCGCTGGACCAGGCACCCACCTACCGGGAGCCGGTCGAGGACGGCCGCACGTTCGCCGACAACGCCCTGATCAAGGCGCGCGCCGGGGCCCGGGAAACCGGCCTGGTGTGCATCGCCGACGACTCCGGCCTGGCAGTCGAGGAACTCAACGGGATGCCGGGGGTGCTCTCCGCCCGGTGGGCCGGCCGCCACGGCGATGATGAAGCCAACAACGCCCTCCTTCTCGGCCAGATGGCCCACGTCCCCGAAGATCGCCGAGCCTGCGCCTTCGTGTCCGTGTGCGCGTTGGTCACCCCGGCAGGGGAGGAGCACCTGGCGGAAGGCCGGTGGGAAGGCACTCTCCTGCGTGAGCCGACCGGTGACAACGGCTTCGGGTACGACCCCCTCTTCCTGCCGTCGGACGAGATCGCCGCCGGCCGTTCCTCCGCCCAGCTGACCCCCGAGGAGAAGAACTCCCTCTCGCACCGCGGGAAGGCCCTGGCGCAGCTGGTCGAGGTCATCCGGCGGCTGGCTGACCGGTAG
- the rph gene encoding ribonuclease PH, with protein MTSDFQRADGRALDQLRTVRITRGFTSNPAGSVLVEFGNTRVMCTASVEHGVPRFKRDSGEGWLTAEYAMLPAATHDRMPRESMRGKVKGRTHEISRLIGRSLRAAVDLSQLGENTINIDCDVLQADGGTRTASITGAYVALADAIAVLQSEGVVPGEPLLPPVAAVSVGLVDGRVCLDLPYEEDSRAEVDLNVVMTEKGSFVEVQGTGENGDFDREQLGLMLDSAEKGCRELIAVQRAALGI; from the coding sequence ATGACTTCCGACTTCCAGCGCGCCGACGGCCGCGCCCTCGATCAACTGCGCACCGTCCGCATCACCCGTGGTTTCACCTCCAACCCCGCCGGCTCCGTCCTCGTGGAATTCGGCAACACCCGCGTGATGTGCACCGCCAGCGTCGAACACGGCGTGCCCCGCTTCAAGAGGGACTCCGGCGAGGGCTGGCTCACCGCCGAGTACGCCATGCTGCCCGCGGCCACCCACGACCGCATGCCGCGTGAGTCGATGCGCGGCAAGGTCAAGGGCCGTACCCACGAGATCTCCCGACTCATCGGCCGTTCCCTCCGCGCCGCGGTGGACCTGAGCCAGCTGGGTGAGAACACCATCAACATTGACTGCGATGTCCTCCAGGCCGACGGTGGCACCCGCACCGCCTCCATCACCGGCGCCTACGTCGCACTCGCCGACGCGATCGCCGTCCTCCAGTCGGAGGGCGTCGTCCCCGGCGAACCGCTCCTTCCCCCGGTTGCCGCCGTCTCCGTCGGGCTTGTCGACGGCCGCGTCTGCCTCGACCTGCCCTACGAGGAGGACTCCCGCGCAGAGGTCGACCTCAACGTCGTCATGACCGAGAAGGGCAGCTTCGTGGAGGTCCAGGGCACCGGCGAGAACGGTGACTTCGACCGCGAGCAGCTCGGCCTCATGCTCGACTCCGCGGAGAAGGGCTGCCGCGAGCTCATCGCCGTGCAGCGCGCCGCCCTGGGCATCTGA
- a CDS encoding MBL fold metallo-hydrolase: protein MKLTILGSSGSLSGPTNPASGYLVTVDNSPAVLMDIGPGVLGKLQEIQDPSDAHVVFSHLHADHCLDFPSLLVWRRFHPFAPAKDRKLCFGPSSTLTHLGRLSADGPGEVDDMSDTFAFAPWRVNEEHLIDRISITPFQALHPVEAYSLRITEHTSGKTIAYSGDTGWTDQLVECARDADVFLCEATWCSGDGDFPPGMHLSGAQAGRAARLAGVKKLVLVHIPPWGDVEATLAAARSEFDGPIELGGQGRVIEI, encoded by the coding sequence ATGAAGTTGACCATCCTCGGCAGCTCAGGCAGCCTCAGCGGGCCCACGAATCCCGCCTCCGGGTATCTGGTGACTGTGGACAACTCCCCGGCCGTCCTCATGGACATCGGCCCCGGGGTGCTGGGCAAGCTCCAGGAGATCCAGGATCCCTCCGACGCGCACGTGGTGTTCTCCCACCTGCATGCCGATCACTGCCTCGATTTTCCCTCGTTGCTGGTGTGGCGCCGCTTCCACCCCTTCGCCCCCGCGAAGGACCGGAAGCTGTGTTTCGGGCCCTCGAGCACCCTGACGCACCTGGGGCGCCTGTCGGCGGACGGTCCGGGAGAGGTCGACGACATGTCCGACACCTTCGCCTTCGCGCCCTGGCGCGTCAATGAAGAACACCTCATCGACCGCATCTCCATCACGCCCTTCCAGGCTCTCCACCCGGTGGAGGCCTACAGCCTGCGCATTACCGAGCACACCTCCGGCAAGACCATCGCCTACTCCGGCGACACCGGCTGGACGGATCAGCTCGTGGAGTGCGCCCGCGACGCCGACGTCTTCCTCTGCGAGGCCACCTGGTGCAGCGGCGACGGCGACTTCCCTCCCGGCATGCACCTGAGCGGCGCCCAGGCCGGTCGCGCGGCCAGACTGGCCGGAGTGAAGAAGCTGGTCCTCGTGCACATCCCGCCGTGGGGCGACGTCGAGGCGACCCTCGCGGCGGCCCGCTCGGAGTTCGACGGGCCGATCGAGCTCGGCGGCCAGGGTCGTGTCATAGAGATCTAG
- the murI gene encoding glutamate racemase translates to MTPSRTAPIGIFDSGVGGLTVARTIMDQLPHESIIYIGDTANGPYGPLPIAEVREHATRIADELVGQGCKMLVIACNTASAAFLHDARERYDVPVVEVIQPAVRRALATTRNGHVGVIGTVGTINSGAYQDLFAINPGIEAHAQACPSFVDFVERGITSGRQILGVAEAYVEPLQAAGVDTLVLGCTHYPLLSGVIQLAIGDHVTLVSSAEETAKDVLRVLTREDMLADPETDPAPTREFESTGDPEKFALLSQRFLGPALGQVHQITGL, encoded by the coding sequence GTGACCCCATCCCGGACGGCCCCGATCGGCATCTTCGACTCCGGTGTCGGCGGCCTGACCGTCGCCCGCACCATCATGGACCAGCTTCCGCATGAGTCCATCATCTACATCGGCGACACCGCGAACGGCCCCTACGGCCCGCTGCCCATTGCGGAGGTCCGCGAGCATGCCACCCGCATCGCCGACGAACTGGTGGGGCAGGGCTGCAAGATGCTCGTCATCGCCTGCAACACGGCCTCCGCCGCGTTTCTCCATGACGCCCGCGAGCGTTACGACGTCCCCGTCGTCGAGGTGATTCAGCCCGCCGTCCGCCGGGCCCTGGCCACCACCCGCAACGGCCACGTGGGAGTGATCGGGACAGTGGGCACCATCAATTCCGGCGCCTATCAGGACCTCTTCGCCATCAACCCGGGCATTGAGGCCCATGCCCAGGCCTGCCCCAGCTTCGTCGACTTCGTGGAACGCGGCATCACCTCCGGCCGGCAGATCCTGGGCGTCGCGGAGGCCTACGTGGAGCCGCTGCAGGCGGCGGGCGTCGATACGCTCGTGCTCGGTTGCACCCACTATCCGCTGCTCTCCGGCGTGATCCAGCTGGCCATCGGCGACCACGTGACATTGGTGTCCTCGGCGGAGGAGACGGCCAAGGACGTGCTCCGCGTGCTCACACGGGAGGATATGCTCGCCGACCCGGAGACCGACCCGGCGCCGACCCGGGAATTCGAGTCCACGGGTGACCCGGAGAAGTTCGCGCTGCTCTCCCAACGCTTCCTCGGGCCCGCTCTCGGACAGGTTCATCAGATCACAGGTCTGTAG
- a CDS encoding MarR family winged helix-turn-helix transcriptional regulator, which yields MNNGPEEWLSDQEAQTWLNIWSFHVWLPTRLEAQLKRDAGISHYDYFALTRLWAAEKHTLRMSELAAASDMTLSHLSRVITRLEKQGTVRRLPDPDDGRSTLAQLTDEGLDLLKQAAPGHISEVRRLIFNNLGPEEQRQFSETMSKIVAALGPGGEKDGPR from the coding sequence ATGAATAACGGACCCGAGGAATGGCTCTCAGACCAGGAGGCGCAGACCTGGCTGAACATCTGGTCGTTCCACGTCTGGTTACCGACCCGGCTCGAGGCGCAGCTCAAGCGCGACGCCGGGATCAGCCACTACGACTACTTCGCGCTGACCCGCCTGTGGGCCGCGGAGAAACACACCCTCCGGATGAGTGAACTTGCCGCGGCCTCGGACATGACGTTGTCGCACCTCTCGCGCGTGATCACCCGGTTGGAGAAGCAGGGTACGGTCCGTCGCCTGCCCGACCCCGATGACGGCCGTTCGACGCTGGCACAACTCACCGACGAGGGCCTGGACCTGCTCAAGCAGGCCGCCCCCGGGCACATCTCCGAGGTCCGTCGCCTGATCTTCAACAACCTCGGCCCCGAGGAGCAACGCCAGTTCAGCGAGACCATGAGCAAGATCGTCGCCGCCCTGGGCCCGGGAGGGGAGAAGGACGGACCGCGCTAG
- a CDS encoding rhomboid family intramembrane serine protease, with amino-acid sequence MSQPLAYPPAPRPSGTVQTTARRSRSAIRSGLMFATGYVVVIWAVHLVNVLIFGGDLVFLGVNPLDVSSIWHIVTAPLLHANLEHLISNTIPGAIFSFLIGMSRARVWWEVTAFVVVVGGVGVWLLGGVGTNHIGASGLVYGWLAYLLVRGVFNRHFLQMALGLALGIAYSGLVWGLLPGVPGVSWQAHLFGAVGGVAAGMFITSDDPAALREKRRQRALKRGGDRTYRGLR; translated from the coding sequence ATGAGTCAGCCACTCGCATATCCGCCCGCCCCACGACCCTCCGGGACCGTGCAGACGACGGCGCGGAGGAGTCGTTCCGCGATCCGGTCCGGACTGATGTTCGCGACCGGCTACGTGGTGGTCATCTGGGCCGTGCACCTGGTCAACGTCCTCATCTTCGGCGGGGATCTGGTGTTCCTCGGCGTCAACCCCCTGGATGTGTCCTCGATCTGGCACATTGTGACGGCTCCGTTGCTGCACGCGAACCTCGAGCACCTCATTTCCAACACGATCCCTGGAGCAATTTTCAGCTTCCTCATAGGTATGTCCCGGGCGCGGGTGTGGTGGGAGGTGACCGCTTTCGTGGTCGTCGTGGGCGGCGTCGGGGTGTGGCTGCTGGGCGGGGTGGGCACCAACCACATCGGCGCTTCCGGGCTGGTCTACGGCTGGCTGGCCTATCTCCTGGTGCGGGGTGTCTTCAACCGGCATTTCCTTCAGATGGCCCTCGGCCTTGCCCTCGGAATCGCCTACTCGGGGCTGGTCTGGGGCCTGTTGCCGGGCGTGCCCGGGGTTTCCTGGCAGGCACACCTGTTCGGTGCCGTCGGCGGTGTCGCGGCCGGTATGTTCATCACTTCCGATGACCCGGCGGCACTGCGGGAGAAGCGACGGCAGAGGGCCCTGAAACGGGGCGGTGATCGAACATACCGTGGTCTGCGGTAG
- a CDS encoding P1 family peptidase, whose protein sequence is MSSLLDVPGLLLGHTSLGDTGVTVLVAESPAGMVAGVDVRGGGPGTRETDLLAPHNTVERVHAIVLSGGSAFGLAAADGAMAELERAGRGFPVLGEGRPGPRVPIVPAAVIFDLFVGDPGHRPTAADGAAAVRAALAGRDPGSGSVSGSVGAGCGATAGVLRGGTGQSSRVVGEYVVSALVVANPVGEVIDPATGLLWGDPSRPPVDLARFGELERPASKLNTTIGVVATDAPVTVAQATRLAMVGHDGIARAVRPAHSPLDGDTLFAVSTAESATGVSVEGLHELSVAAAEAVQAALVDAVTAAVPGHGLVTWAELLLIPAE, encoded by the coding sequence GTGTCCTCGCTTCTCGACGTCCCCGGTCTTCTGCTCGGCCACACCTCCCTCGGGGACACGGGCGTCACCGTCCTGGTTGCGGAGTCGCCCGCCGGCATGGTCGCGGGGGTTGATGTCCGGGGAGGGGGGCCGGGAACCAGGGAAACCGATCTGCTGGCGCCGCACAACACGGTGGAACGCGTCCACGCGATCGTCCTGTCCGGTGGTTCGGCCTTCGGGCTGGCCGCGGCGGACGGTGCGATGGCGGAACTCGAGCGCGCCGGGCGGGGGTTCCCTGTCCTCGGGGAGGGGCGGCCGGGGCCGCGGGTGCCGATCGTCCCCGCCGCCGTCATCTTCGATCTCTTCGTCGGCGATCCCGGCCACCGGCCGACGGCGGCCGACGGCGCGGCTGCGGTCCGGGCTGCCCTGGCCGGCCGTGACCCCGGCAGCGGCAGTGTTTCGGGCAGCGTCGGCGCGGGCTGCGGAGCCACCGCAGGTGTGCTGCGCGGCGGTACCGGCCAGTCCTCGCGCGTGGTGGGGGAGTATGTGGTGTCGGCGCTGGTGGTGGCCAACCCGGTCGGGGAGGTCATCGACCCCGCGACGGGTCTGCTCTGGGGTGATCCCTCCCGCCCGCCGGTTGACCTCGCCCGGTTCGGGGAACTGGAGCGCCCGGCCTCGAAGCTGAACACCACCATCGGCGTCGTGGCCACCGATGCGCCGGTGACGGTCGCGCAGGCCACCCGCCTGGCGATGGTCGGGCATGACGGCATCGCACGGGCCGTCCGTCCGGCGCACTCGCCCCTCGACGGTGACACCCTGTTCGCGGTGTCGACGGCGGAGTCGGCGACCGGGGTGAGCGTCGAGGGGCTGCATGAGCTGTCGGTAGCGGCCGCTGAGGCGGTGCAGGCCGCACTCGTCGACGCCGTCACTGCCGCGGTCCCGGGCCATGGCCTGGTCACCTGGGCGGAGCTCCTCCTCATCCCCGCTGAATGA
- a CDS encoding DUF2017 domain-containing protein, which yields MQEWRRKKGLMRAPRYHTVLEPLEREILGNITAAVSEAIIARAQSAPRDELSELTGIPASHKKAPEDPALARLLPDFERAGDEEYAGDNSLLRSLHENDICRAKLSNLQIVAEKVGPDGGVEITLSEEEAHAFLAGLNDLRLYVSADGTGGEEARVERESLVDWLGYNQDSLLTALTRG from the coding sequence TTGCAGGAATGGCGTCGTAAGAAAGGGCTCATGCGGGCCCCGAGGTATCACACGGTCCTGGAGCCGCTGGAGCGCGAGATCCTGGGCAACATCACCGCAGCGGTCAGCGAGGCGATCATCGCCCGGGCCCAGTCGGCACCCCGGGATGAGCTCTCGGAACTCACCGGCATCCCCGCGTCGCACAAGAAAGCCCCGGAGGATCCCGCGTTGGCTCGCCTGCTGCCCGACTTCGAGCGCGCCGGCGACGAGGAATACGCCGGCGACAACTCCCTCCTGCGCAGCCTGCACGAGAACGACATCTGCCGGGCGAAGCTGTCGAACCTGCAGATCGTGGCGGAGAAGGTGGGGCCCGACGGCGGAGTCGAGATCACCCTCTCCGAGGAGGAGGCCCATGCCTTCCTGGCAGGCCTCAACGATCTGCGCCTGTACGTCTCCGCTGACGGCACCGGTGGGGAAGAGGCCCGCGTCGAGCGGGAGAGCCTGGTCGACTGGCTCGGCTACAACCAGGACAGCCTGCTCACGGCCCTGACCAGGGGATAG
- the clpS gene encoding ATP-dependent Clp protease adapter ClpS, with translation MTGSYEMSAPGMGSPMATPELDEAIEVDVATAENLPWMCIVWDDPVNLMSYVTYVFQTVLGYGRKRATELMMQVHTEGKAVVSTGEKDKVEGDVKKLHTAGLWATMQQAG, from the coding sequence ATGACAGGTTCATATGAGATGAGCGCCCCCGGCATGGGCTCTCCCATGGCGACCCCGGAGCTCGATGAGGCGATCGAGGTCGACGTCGCCACTGCGGAGAACCTGCCGTGGATGTGCATCGTGTGGGACGATCCGGTGAACCTCATGAGTTACGTGACCTACGTTTTCCAGACCGTCCTCGGCTACGGACGTAAGCGAGCGACGGAGCTGATGATGCAGGTCCACACCGAGGGCAAGGCGGTCGTCTCCACCGGCGAGAAGGACAAGGTCGAGGGCGACGTCAAGAAGCTGCACACTGCCGGCCTGTGGGCCACGATGCAGCAGGCCGGCTGA
- a CDS encoding CAP domain-containing protein: MTDLLSKLGMFLSVAGLVMSLITGVPRADDSGSSDLPGQTPSDYEVPDLDRQSELELIRNDVNLAIKHLRHEEGAPPVLMDPVNLQLHAQRWAEHTAVTGRQDNSPQNVTMIQHSLPEAGASGHAFVDAWLHSQAHTDVLLDERYTFYGIGVAVGHGRVWVAVQFSS, translated from the coding sequence ATGACGGACCTGCTGTCGAAGCTGGGCATGTTCCTGTCGGTGGCCGGGCTGGTCATGTCCCTCATCACGGGGGTCCCGCGCGCTGATGACTCGGGTTCCTCCGACCTCCCCGGCCAGACCCCCTCCGACTACGAGGTCCCCGACCTGGACCGGCAGTCCGAGCTCGAGCTGATCCGCAACGACGTCAACCTGGCGATCAAGCATCTGCGCCACGAGGAGGGTGCGCCGCCCGTCCTCATGGATCCCGTCAATCTGCAGCTGCACGCCCAGCGCTGGGCGGAACACACCGCGGTGACCGGCCGACAGGACAACTCACCGCAGAACGTCACCATGATCCAGCACAGCCTGCCCGAGGCCGGCGCCTCAGGCCACGCGTTCGTGGATGCCTGGCTGCATTCCCAGGCACACACCGACGTCCTGCTGGATGAGCGCTACACCTTCTACGGCATCGGTGTGGCCGTAGGCCACGGCCGGGTATGGGTGGCCGTGCAGTTCTCCTCGTGA
- a CDS encoding nicotinate phosphoribosyltransferase, translating to MNVNQSTSIPPKRSTSLLTDKYELTMLQAALRDGTAHRQCAFEVFSRRLPNERRYGVVAGTARVLRAVEDFVFTGEQLEHLSFLDERTLEYLREYRFTGQIDGYREGDLYFPYSPILTVRGTFAECVILETVILSIMNADSAIASAAARMVTAADGRPIIEMGSRRTHEYAAVTASRAAYLAGFTATSNLEASHRYGIPASGTAAHAWTLLHVNDDGTPNEAAAFRAQIDSLGVDTTLLVDTYDITKGVETAIEVAGPDLGGVRIDSGDLGAVTRRVRGQLDELGAHNTRIVVSSDLDEFAIAGLRGDPVDVYGVGTSVVTGSGAPTASMVYKLVEVDGHSVAKRSRGKAMTGGAKQAIRTHRSTGVAVEEIVHPFGSPTPDIGRLSATCLTLPLVRDGVIVENLPTLEESRAHLAAQLLTLPWEGLALSRDEPAISTRFVGFPAQ from the coding sequence GTGAACGTGAACCAGTCGACCTCCATTCCGCCGAAGCGCTCCACGTCCCTGCTGACGGACAAGTACGAGCTGACCATGCTGCAGGCCGCCCTCCGTGACGGGACCGCCCACCGGCAGTGCGCGTTCGAGGTCTTCTCGCGCCGCCTGCCCAACGAGCGCCGCTACGGCGTCGTGGCCGGAACCGCACGGGTACTGCGCGCGGTGGAGGACTTCGTGTTCACCGGGGAGCAGCTCGAACACCTGAGTTTCCTGGACGAACGGACCCTCGAGTATCTGCGCGAGTACCGCTTCACCGGCCAGATCGACGGCTACCGCGAGGGCGACCTGTATTTCCCGTACTCCCCCATCCTCACGGTGCGCGGCACGTTCGCCGAGTGCGTCATCCTGGAGACGGTCATCCTGTCGATCATGAACGCGGATTCCGCCATCGCATCGGCCGCCGCCCGAATGGTCACCGCCGCCGACGGCCGCCCGATCATCGAGATGGGTTCGCGCCGCACCCATGAGTACGCCGCGGTCACCGCATCGCGCGCCGCCTACCTCGCCGGTTTCACCGCCACCTCCAATCTCGAGGCCTCGCACCGCTACGGCATCCCCGCCTCCGGAACCGCGGCGCACGCCTGGACCCTGTTGCACGTCAACGATGACGGCACCCCCAACGAGGCCGCGGCTTTCCGTGCACAGATCGACTCCCTCGGCGTCGACACCACCCTGCTGGTGGACACCTACGACATCACCAAGGGAGTGGAGACCGCCATCGAGGTCGCCGGCCCCGATCTCGGCGGCGTCCGGATCGACTCCGGCGACCTCGGCGCCGTGACCCGCCGGGTGCGCGGGCAGCTCGACGAGCTCGGCGCCCACAACACCAGGATCGTCGTGTCCTCCGACCTGGATGAGTTCGCCATCGCCGGCCTGCGCGGCGACCCGGTCGACGTCTACGGCGTCGGTACCTCCGTGGTCACCGGGTCGGGCGCCCCCACCGCCAGCATGGTGTACAAGCTCGTGGAGGTCGACGGCCACTCCGTGGCCAAGCGCTCCCGCGGGAAGGCCATGACCGGCGGGGCGAAGCAGGCGATCCGCACGCATCGTTCCACCGGCGTCGCCGTCGAGGAGATCGTCCATCCTTTCGGCTCCCCCACCCCGGACATCGGTCGTCTCTCCGCGACCTGCCTGACCCTCCCTCTGGTGCGCGACGGCGTCATCGTCGAGAATCTCCCCACCCTCGAGGAGTCCCGGGCACACCTCGCCGCCCAGCTGCTGACCCTGCCCTGGGAGGGTCTCGCCCTGTCCCGCGACGAGCCTGCGATCAGCACCCGTTTCGTCGGATTCCCCGCGCAGTGA